A genome region from Acidobacteriota bacterium includes the following:
- a CDS encoding ABC transporter permease has protein sequence MNTLWQDLRYGARMMVKKPGFTSVAVLTLALGIGANTAIFSVVNAVLLRPLAYPEPARLFNVYGGFSKLGSTSMPTSVPELSDYLQQLQSFENLGAYDQSSANLTPTDGGEPERVECGNLTPGLFAALKVAPIKGRAFLPEEAQEGRSDVVLLSYGLWQRRFAGDETLIGKQILLNGRGKTVVGVMPPGFSYPKEVELWQPLWFPPDQYDQQRRGARGLWVAGRLKPGVTEAQAQAELDQLAARQTEQYPRNYGPERGWKITLAPMQDDLVSGVRPALLVLLGAVAFVLLIACANVANLLLARATGRRQELAIRAALGAGRARIVRQLLTESLLLAALGGIAGWLLAQWGIVWLLKFLPDNLPRFGEISLDGKVLAFTCTVSLLTGMVFGVVPAWMAAQADPHETLKEGGRGGTNRHRLSNTFVVAEIALALVLLIGAGLTLKSFWRLQQVDPGFKSDGVLTMRMLLPFETYPQNEQRVNFYRQALERIQALPGVQCAGAVSRLPMSVGGGSATVSGENSAIGLNDAPVESELQIATSDYFKTLGIKLLEGRAFTEADAEGAPLVAIVDENFARRFYPNQNPVGKRIKRGRLDSQRPWLTIVGVVRHVRNQRLDADSLPQVYFPFYQEPGNFNMSLAVKTNTADPLALGNAVHAAIQSVDRKQPVFNIRTMPQIVGATIAPRRLVMMLLGVFAAVAMMLAAIGIYGVMAYAASQRTHEWGIRFALGARRQDVLRLVMGDGIKLALTGVAIGLTTAWMMTRWLEGFLFGVKATDVGTYSIVAFLLTGVTLLACWLPAMRASRVDPMVALRHE, from the coding sequence ATGAACACATTGTGGCAAGACCTGCGTTATGGCGCGCGTATGATGGTAAAGAAACCGGGATTTACCTCGGTTGCCGTCCTGACATTGGCGTTGGGGATTGGCGCAAACACGGCCATTTTCAGCGTCGTCAATGCTGTGTTGTTGCGGCCGTTGGCTTACCCGGAGCCGGCGAGGCTGTTCAATGTCTACGGCGGATTTTCCAAACTGGGTTCGACCAGCATGCCCACTTCGGTGCCGGAACTCAGCGATTACCTGCAGCAATTGCAAAGCTTCGAAAATCTGGGCGCGTACGATCAATCCAGCGCGAACCTGACGCCGACCGATGGCGGGGAACCGGAGCGGGTGGAATGCGGCAACCTCACGCCCGGATTGTTTGCGGCGCTGAAAGTTGCGCCCATCAAAGGACGCGCCTTTTTGCCCGAAGAAGCGCAGGAAGGCAGGAGCGATGTGGTGTTGCTCAGTTACGGTTTGTGGCAACGGCGGTTTGCGGGCGATGAAACTCTGATCGGAAAACAGATTCTGCTCAACGGACGGGGCAAAACGGTGGTCGGCGTGATGCCGCCGGGTTTTTCATATCCGAAGGAAGTGGAATTGTGGCAACCGCTTTGGTTTCCGCCGGATCAATACGATCAACAGCGTCGAGGTGCGCGCGGTTTATGGGTCGCAGGCAGATTGAAACCCGGCGTGACCGAGGCGCAGGCCCAAGCCGAACTGGATCAACTGGCGGCGCGCCAAACGGAACAATACCCGCGCAATTACGGGCCGGAGCGGGGATGGAAAATCACTTTAGCGCCGATGCAGGATGATTTAGTCAGCGGAGTGCGCCCGGCCTTGCTGGTGTTGCTGGGCGCGGTTGCGTTCGTGCTGCTGATTGCCTGCGCCAATGTCGCCAACCTGTTGTTGGCGCGTGCAACCGGGCGGCGACAGGAATTGGCAATCCGCGCTGCATTGGGAGCCGGGCGAGCGCGCATCGTGCGGCAATTGCTGACGGAAAGTTTACTGCTGGCCGCGTTGGGCGGAATTGCCGGATGGTTGCTGGCGCAATGGGGAATCGTCTGGCTTCTGAAATTTCTTCCGGACAATTTGCCTCGATTCGGCGAAATCAGTTTGGACGGGAAGGTGTTGGCGTTTACCTGTACGGTTTCATTGCTGACGGGAATGGTGTTTGGCGTTGTGCCTGCCTGGATGGCTGCGCAGGCCGATCCGCACGAAACGTTGAAAGAAGGCGGGCGCGGCGGAACCAACCGTCACCGGTTGAGCAATACCTTTGTGGTTGCCGAAATCGCGCTGGCTCTGGTGCTGTTGATTGGCGCTGGATTGACGCTCAAAAGTTTCTGGCGACTGCAACAGGTTGATCCGGGCTTCAAATCGGACGGCGTGTTGACAATGCGCATGCTGCTGCCGTTTGAAACCTATCCGCAAAACGAACAGCGCGTGAATTTTTACCGGCAGGCATTGGAACGCATTCAGGCCTTGCCGGGTGTTCAATGCGCGGGCGCGGTTTCGCGATTGCCGATGTCCGTGGGCGGCGGTTCCGCCACGGTTTCAGGCGAAAATTCCGCCATCGGATTGAATGACGCTCCGGTCGAATCCGAATTGCAGATTGCGACGTCGGATTATTTCAAAACGCTGGGCATCAAATTGCTGGAAGGCCGCGCGTTTACCGAAGCCGATGCCGAAGGCGCGCCGCTGGTCGCGATTGTGGACGAAAATTTCGCCAGGCGGTTTTACCCGAATCAAAATCCCGTAGGAAAACGAATCAAGCGCGGACGGTTGGACAGCCAGCGACCCTGGTTGACGATCGTTGGCGTCGTGCGGCACGTGCGCAATCAGCGGCTGGACGCGGATTCTCTGCCGCAAGTCTACTTTCCGTTTTACCAGGAGCCGGGAAATTTCAATATGTCGCTGGCTGTGAAAACGAATACGGCTGATCCGTTGGCGCTGGGCAATGCGGTGCATGCGGCGATTCAATCCGTGGATCGCAAACAGCCGGTGTTCAACATCCGCACCATGCCGCAAATCGTCGGAGCAACCATTGCTCCGCGCCGGTTGGTGATGATGTTGCTGGGCGTATTTGCCGCCGTCGCCATGATGCTGGCGGCCATCGGCATTTATGGCGTCATGGCTTACGCCGCCAGTCAGCGCACGCATGAATGGGGCATCCGCTTTGCGCTCGGCGCGCGCAGACAGGATGTGTTGCGTCTGGTGATGGGGGACGGCATCAAACTGGCGTTGACTGG
- a CDS encoding M20/M25/M40 family metallo-hydrolase, with translation MKKLGIKLGLSSIALTVVLAMPATWTHAQRKNAKPAAAIPTPTPSHGNADSITADQLKDYLTFVASDEMEGRDTPSRGLDTTAKYIASQLSRWGLKPAGDGGSYFQRIALRREKIDPAQTRAELNGQSFNFGDDFLTNNAATNITGKLVYVSHAWVLKSKNIDALKGLDVKDKIAVLVDNGLPKDVTRQDLTGKQGEDWDFPVNLLRKRGAKAIVIIPNFGTLANWQLRRQAMMERGGVVVERFQTGNSQNIPIIWPSPRMLNALFQGEKQVGIVLFNRATANDPVEAFDLKPEKTFSLTVGLKTEPAGTQNVVAVLEGSDPTLKSEYVAIGAHYDHVGIGNPVNGDAIYNGADDDGSGTVAVLAMAEAFARGPRPKRSILFIWHAGEEKGLWGSRYFTDFPTVPLNQIVADLNIDMIGRTKTENDKPANQPLPKPGEIFLIGPKMMSTELMEISEAVNKTYLNLRFDYKYDDIKHPDNFFFRSDHYNYARKGIPIIFYMDGEHEDYHRPSDTADRIDYQNMEKVARTIYATAWELANRANRPRVDKIPTQGAGN, from the coding sequence ATGAAAAAGCTTGGAATAAAACTCGGACTGAGCAGCATTGCGCTGACCGTCGTTCTGGCAATGCCGGCGACGTGGACACACGCACAACGCAAGAACGCCAAACCTGCTGCCGCTATACCCACACCAACGCCATCGCATGGCAATGCCGATTCCATCACCGCAGACCAACTGAAGGATTATTTGACGTTCGTCGCTTCGGACGAGATGGAAGGGCGTGACACGCCATCGCGCGGATTGGACACGACGGCGAAATACATCGCGTCACAACTTTCGCGGTGGGGGCTGAAACCTGCGGGCGATGGAGGCAGCTACTTCCAGCGAATCGCCTTGCGGCGCGAAAAGATTGATCCCGCTCAAACACGCGCCGAACTGAATGGCCAAAGCTTCAATTTTGGCGATGATTTCCTGACCAACAATGCCGCGACAAACATTACCGGAAAACTCGTTTACGTCAGTCACGCCTGGGTGCTGAAATCGAAAAATATAGATGCGCTGAAGGGTCTTGACGTGAAGGACAAGATTGCCGTGTTGGTGGACAACGGGCTTCCGAAAGACGTAACCCGGCAGGACCTGACAGGCAAACAGGGCGAGGATTGGGATTTCCCGGTCAACCTGTTACGAAAACGTGGCGCGAAAGCCATCGTCATTATTCCCAACTTTGGCACGCTGGCGAACTGGCAACTTCGACGTCAGGCAATGATGGAACGCGGCGGCGTTGTAGTCGAACGGTTTCAAACCGGGAATTCCCAGAATATCCCGATCATCTGGCCGTCGCCGCGTATGCTCAACGCGCTGTTTCAGGGCGAGAAACAGGTCGGAATCGTGCTCTTCAATCGAGCGACGGCAAACGATCCGGTTGAAGCATTCGATCTCAAGCCGGAGAAGACCTTTAGCCTGACGGTCGGGCTGAAGACCGAGCCCGCCGGCACGCAAAATGTCGTTGCCGTGCTTGAAGGCAGCGACCCCACATTGAAAAGTGAGTACGTCGCCATTGGCGCGCATTACGATCATGTCGGCATTGGCAATCCCGTCAACGGCGATGCAATTTACAACGGAGCCGATGACGATGGTTCCGGCACGGTGGCAGTGCTGGCGATGGCCGAAGCCTTCGCGCGCGGCCCGCGCCCGAAGCGTTCGATTCTGTTTATCTGGCACGCAGGCGAAGAGAAAGGATTGTGGGGGTCGCGTTATTTCACCGATTTTCCAACCGTTCCGCTCAACCAGATCGTTGCCGATCTGAACATTGACATGATCGGGCGCACCAAGACGGAAAACGACAAACCGGCCAACCAGCCGCTGCCGAAGCCCGGCGAAATCTTTCTGATCGGCCCGAAAATGATGAGCACGGAGTTGATGGAAATCAGCGAGGCGGTCAACAAGACCTATCTCAACCTGCGATTCGATTACAAATACGACGACATCAAACATCCGGACAATTTCTTTTTCCGCAGCGACCATTACAACTACGCACGCAAAGGCATTCCGATCATCTTCTACATGGACGGCGAACACGAAGATTATCACCGGCCGTCGGACACGGCAGACAGGATTGATTACCAAAATATGGAGAAGGTGGCGCGCACGATTTATGCAACGGCCTGGGAACTGGCCAATCGCGCGAATCGCCCACGTGTAGACAAAATACCAACACAAGGCGCAGGAAATTAG
- a CDS encoding ABC transporter permease translates to MATLLQDVRYGVRMFFKTPGFSLIAVLTLALGIGANTAIFSVVNAVILKPLPYSEPERIVRMYGKFSQGNQAATSPPDFLDYRAQNHTFEEFAATRSGSFNLTGGVEPERILGADVTANFFQTLGIKLVQGRTFSPEEEQEGKERVAIISEALWQRRFGGDANVIGKTLSLDGQHHTIVGIAPNLGRIPDETDVWRPLTFDRPNMKIRRFHFLRAFGRLKSGVTMQQAQADVDAIAVGLEKQYPESNTSWRLRMVALRDELLGNVRTPLYVLLGAVAFVLLIACANVANLLLARAAGRQKEIAIRCALGAGRWRLTRQLLTESILLSIVGGAIGFLLALWGTEALVKLAADSVPRAGEIGMDKSVLGFTMLLSVLTGVIFGLVPAWQASRQDINESLKDGSKGTAARNMRTRGGLVVAEIALALILLVGAGLLVQSFWRLQDVDPGFNPRNVLTMRMFLPESKYAEEGRSRAFFEQVLQRVAALPGVQAVGTTTQLPMRGGGDTYFKIEGRPFQGANQQVTALNPTASHDYFRAMGIPLLKGRAFTEQETKETAKVVIINESFARTYFSDEDPLGKRLIIDDGQPLTCEIIGVARDIKQFSLASQSSPTMYMPSIETGFANLVVRTSGDPLALASAVRTAVQSVDKDQPVFSVRSMEQVLATSVAEPRFRTILLGVFAAVALGLATIGIYGVMAYTVAQRTHEIGIRMALGAGKSDVLWLVVKQGMALTIGGIVLGIGAALALTRLLSGLLFGVGADDPLTFVLIAVMLTTVALLACWIPARSATKVDPLIALRQE, encoded by the coding sequence ATGGCCACACTACTGCAAGATGTGCGTTATGGCGTGCGAATGTTTTTCAAGACCCCTGGCTTTTCCCTGATTGCCGTGTTGACGCTCGCGCTTGGCATTGGCGCGAACACGGCGATTTTCAGCGTCGTGAACGCGGTCATTTTGAAACCGCTGCCGTATTCGGAACCGGAGCGAATCGTCCGAATGTATGGAAAATTCAGCCAGGGAAATCAGGCTGCAACCTCTCCGCCTGACTTTTTGGATTACCGCGCCCAAAACCATACCTTTGAAGAGTTTGCCGCCACCCGATCCGGTTCGTTCAACTTGACGGGTGGCGTAGAGCCGGAGCGAATTCTCGGCGCGGATGTCACGGCGAATTTCTTTCAAACGCTGGGCATCAAACTGGTGCAGGGCCGCACGTTTTCGCCGGAAGAGGAACAGGAAGGAAAGGAGCGGGTCGCGATTATCAGCGAAGCGTTGTGGCAACGGCGATTTGGCGGCGATGCAAATGTTATTGGAAAAACGCTGTCGTTGGACGGCCAACATCACACCATTGTCGGCATAGCGCCGAACCTCGGTCGCATCCCGGATGAGACGGATGTCTGGCGACCGCTGACCTTTGATCGTCCGAACATGAAAATTCGCCGCTTTCATTTTTTGCGCGCATTCGGTCGGTTGAAATCGGGCGTGACGATGCAACAGGCGCAGGCGGACGTTGACGCCATCGCCGTCGGCTTGGAAAAACAATACCCGGAATCAAACACTTCCTGGCGGCTGCGAATGGTTGCGCTGCGCGACGAATTGCTGGGAAATGTGCGGACGCCGCTGTATGTTCTGTTGGGCGCGGTAGCGTTTGTGTTGTTGATCGCCTGTGCCAACGTCGCTAATTTGTTACTGGCGCGTGCAGCGGGCAGGCAAAAAGAGATTGCCATACGCTGCGCGCTGGGCGCTGGCCGTTGGCGATTGACCCGGCAGTTATTGACCGAAAGTATTTTGCTTTCGATAGTTGGCGGGGCAATTGGCTTTCTGTTGGCATTGTGGGGAACGGAAGCGTTGGTGAAATTGGCAGCGGATTCAGTTCCACGCGCGGGAGAAATCGGCATGGATAAATCCGTGCTGGGCTTCACGATGCTGCTGTCGGTTTTAACCGGTGTGATTTTCGGGCTGGTTCCGGCCTGGCAAGCTTCCCGCCAGGACATCAATGAATCGCTCAAAGATGGCAGCAAGGGAACGGCTGCGCGTAATATGCGAACGCGCGGCGGATTGGTCGTCGCCGAAATTGCGTTGGCGTTGATTTTGTTGGTCGGCGCCGGATTGCTGGTTCAAAGTTTCTGGCGGTTGCAAGATGTTGATCCCGGCTTCAATCCGCGCAATGTGCTGACAATGCGCATGTTTTTGCCGGAATCGAAGTATGCCGAAGAAGGACGGTCAAGGGCATTTTTTGAGCAGGTGTTGCAACGCGTGGCCGCGCTGCCGGGCGTGCAAGCCGTCGGAACAACCACACAATTGCCGATGCGCGGCGGCGGGGATACCTACTTCAAAATCGAAGGTCGTCCGTTCCAGGGGGCAAATCAACAGGTTACCGCGCTGAACCCCACCGCCAGCCACGATTATTTTCGCGCCATGGGCATCCCGCTGCTCAAAGGTCGGGCGTTTACCGAACAGGAAACCAAGGAAACCGCGAAGGTTGTGATCATCAACGAATCCTTTGCGCGTACGTATTTTTCCGACGAAGACCCGCTGGGCAAACGATTGATTATTGACGACGGCCAGCCGTTGACGTGCGAAATCATTGGCGTGGCGCGCGACATCAAACAGTTTTCGCTGGCCAGCCAATCCAGCCCGACGATGTATATGCCCAGCATTGAAACCGGCTTTGCCAATCTGGTGGTGCGCACGTCAGGCGATCCGCTGGCGCTGGCTTCCGCCGTGCGCACGGCTGTGCAATCGGTGGATAAAGATCAGCCGGTGTTCAGCGTGCGGTCTATGGAGCAGGTGCTTGCGACTTCGGTCGCCGAGCCGCGTTTCCGCACAATTCTGTTGGGCGTGTTTGCCGCGGTTGCTTTGGGGTTGGCGACCATAGGGATTTACGGCGTGATGGCTTACACCGTCGCGCAGCGCACACATGAAATTGGAATTCGTATGGCATTGGGCGCGGGCAAATCGGATGTACTTTGGCTGGTGGTTAAACAGGGAATGGCGCTGACAATTGGCGGCATCGTGCTTGGAATCGGGGCGGCGCTTGCTCTGACCCGGCTGCTCAGCGGGTTGCTTTTTGGCGTTGGGGCGGATGATCCACTGACCTTTGTGTTGATCGCCGTAATGCTCACGACCGTTGCGCTGTTGGCCTGCTGGATTCCCGCCAGAAGCGCGACGAAGGTTGATCCGTTGATTGCGTTGCGGCAAGAGTGA
- a CDS encoding NF038122 family metalloprotease gives MKGHTRYATLNVRRILLLIVLACLLAGGLAGIIFQSGSAAQDNSLRLNPKNSSITTTVISQDETWQGDLTGAKHPLAALASEQLHAEKEKSGYVIETDGAQSQCRTATREETQTMQQRDPEQQLHAITHEETAGLLHTQTQVQSGNGLKIILRTTPQLEQFPAAKAAFIRAAQHWESLIQTPITVVIDVDYGPTWFGVPYDSPNILGSTDEQYVVGSALYPAVRTSLIARASSTQESALYNQLPQSQIPTDIGATVAMGGASAVFRALGILDPIADPDGERANLGTPPAIGFNSAQPFDFDHSDGIASGKYDFDTTATHEIGHALGFTSEVGEKERVPSLPLRISPQDLFRFRPGATTATFSTTQRILSPGGEQVLFGGGSDIRLSTGRNDHVGGDGQQASHWKDIVLNGGRYIGIMHPRLDVGMHWEISENDLKALDLMGYQVNSNPVPTPTPGPNQQSVELKADDGVADTGVYSDGLMMVTRLTPPSYPATLQKLRFIFAPFQGQPDPTGKPVTLVFFTDPSGSGQPVPGTQLTRITTNVPGANISQFFEIAISNGPTINSGDFYVGFQASTPHQGVGFALDTSGQSSNRTFFSSSNGSSFSLLAPAMQVPSANAMIRAVVGVGGTPPTPTPTPGGDSLPLTSGMPQTFVLAAPPPNGALLGSPQYRIQVPSGATQLKVTLSGNQDVDLYARFGRLIDIQNNAAVADFKSESATGEESITITPGSSPALQAGTYYIAVGNFGPGEATATVTATVIGGPSPTPSPGGNTVALTSGVPQTGSVAASQQPGGGILGEPQYSIQIPSSASQLKVNLSGNQDVDLYVRFGNRIAIQNGALVADFRSESETGNESITITPGSSPALQTGTYYIGVVNWGSGTASFSVTATVSGGPTPTPTPPPTPTPTPVPAGNRVIRIGQAGGSPGGAVSVPVELASQGDENALGFSLTFDPSVLSNPQANLGSDAAGATLNANTNQVGSGRLGIALSLPTGQKFNAGTRQIVIVNFTIAGGASGSSTPVGFGDQPIAREISDVSARSLQASFTAGAVSLASGYEADVAPRPNGNGSVTITDWVQIGRFVAGQDAPSAGEFQRADCAPRDTRGNGSLTITDWVQAGRYAAGLDAPTSAGGPGSQGGGFAPTVALQRAQANAAMGARLVRISSGRFESGQQSSVVIELGAEGNENALGFSLNFDPAQLRFVSASVGKDVNGATLNINTSQAAAGRLGLALALPAGQTLVAGQRQIIVINFSVPAAGGTTTATISFGDQPVARELSDANANSLPVTFTSSTVTLMRSVASVSAASFTGQTLASEAIVAAFGQNLATQLAVAETLPLPTTLAGTTVMVRDSTGQERMAPLFFVAPTQINYQIPADVAPGEATVTITSGDGWVSTGMINIAAVAPGFFSAASSGQGVASAVAFRLKANGAQSYEPVAQWDAAQNRIVALPIDLGAEGDQVYLILFGTGFRHQSDLSAINIKVGDVETAALYAGPQGVYAGLDQLNLRIPRALAGRGEVDVAVAMNGAEANRVKIRIK, from the coding sequence ATGAAAGGACATACACGGTATGCCACGCTAAACGTGCGCCGAATTTTGTTATTGATTGTGCTCGCTTGTCTGTTGGCGGGTGGGCTGGCAGGGATAATTTTCCAATCCGGATCAGCCGCGCAGGACAATTCCTTGCGATTGAATCCGAAAAACAGCTCAATCACGACCACAGTCATTTCGCAGGACGAAACCTGGCAAGGCGATTTGACGGGGGCCAAACATCCGCTCGCAGCCCTGGCGAGTGAACAGCTTCATGCGGAAAAGGAAAAGAGCGGGTATGTAATTGAAACGGATGGCGCACAATCCCAATGCCGCACTGCAACCAGGGAAGAAACGCAAACAATGCAGCAGCGCGATCCTGAACAGCAGCTTCACGCCATTACGCATGAAGAAACGGCGGGGCTATTGCACACGCAAACACAGGTTCAATCGGGGAACGGGTTGAAGATCATCCTGCGCACCACACCACAATTGGAACAATTCCCCGCGGCCAAAGCCGCCTTCATTCGCGCGGCGCAGCATTGGGAATCGTTGATTCAAACGCCGATTACCGTGGTGATTGATGTGGATTATGGCCCGACCTGGTTCGGTGTGCCGTATGACAGTCCGAACATTTTGGGTTCGACGGACGAGCAATACGTGGTTGGCAGCGCACTTTATCCGGCAGTCCGGACGTCTTTAATTGCGAGGGCTTCGAGCACCCAGGAATCAGCGCTATACAACCAGTTGCCGCAATCGCAAATTCCGACCGACATCGGCGCGACGGTCGCAATGGGCGGCGCCTCGGCTGTCTTCCGCGCGTTGGGGATCCTGGATCCCATTGCTGATCCGGACGGCGAGCGCGCGAACTTAGGAACGCCGCCTGCCATTGGCTTCAACTCCGCACAGCCGTTCGATTTCGACCACAGTGATGGCATCGCTTCCGGCAAATATGATTTCGACACCACGGCCACGCATGAAATCGGCCACGCGTTGGGGTTTACCTCTGAAGTCGGTGAAAAAGAACGCGTACCCAGTCTGCCGCTCCGCATATCACCGCAGGATTTGTTCCGTTTTCGCCCGGGTGCCACAACCGCAACTTTCTCTACGACACAGCGCATCCTTTCCCCTGGCGGCGAACAGGTTTTATTTGGCGGCGGTTCGGATATCAGACTTTCCACGGGGCGGAATGACCACGTCGGCGGTGACGGGCAGCAGGCTTCTCATTGGAAGGATATAGTCCTGAATGGTGGCAGGTACATCGGAATCATGCACCCACGGTTAGACGTTGGTATGCATTGGGAGATTTCAGAGAATGATCTCAAGGCGCTTGATCTGATGGGTTATCAAGTGAATTCGAATCCCGTGCCGACTCCGACGCCGGGGCCGAATCAACAATCGGTGGAATTGAAAGCAGATGACGGAGTTGCGGATACCGGGGTGTATTCCGATGGATTGATGATGGTCACTCGGTTGACGCCGCCCAGTTATCCGGCGACGTTACAGAAATTGCGCTTCATTTTTGCGCCGTTCCAGGGACAGCCCGATCCGACGGGCAAGCCTGTCACATTAGTGTTTTTCACCGATCCGAGCGGTTCCGGGCAGCCCGTTCCCGGTACGCAACTCACACGAATCACGACCAACGTGCCGGGCGCGAACATCTCGCAGTTTTTTGAAATCGCGATTTCCAACGGCCCAACGATCAATTCCGGCGATTTTTATGTCGGCTTTCAAGCTTCTACGCCGCATCAAGGTGTTGGTTTTGCTCTGGACACCAGTGGCCAGTCGTCCAACCGGACATTTTTCTCATCCAGTAACGGATCAAGTTTTTCTCTGTTGGCGCCAGCAATGCAGGTTCCGTCGGCCAACGCAATGATCCGCGCCGTCGTTGGTGTTGGCGGAACCCCGCCAACACCAACACCAACACCGGGCGGCGACTCCCTTCCGCTCACTTCCGGGATGCCCCAAACGTTTGTGTTGGCTGCGCCGCCTCCGAACGGCGCGTTGCTTGGTTCTCCGCAGTATAGGATTCAGGTGCCAAGCGGGGCGACGCAACTCAAAGTGACGCTGAGCGGCAATCAGGACGTTGATCTGTACGCACGGTTTGGCAGGCTGATTGACATTCAAAACAATGCCGCAGTTGCCGATTTCAAATCAGAATCGGCGACCGGTGAAGAATCCATCACCATCACGCCCGGCAGTTCTCCGGCGTTGCAGGCGGGAACGTATTATATTGCGGTTGGCAACTTCGGCCCCGGCGAAGCCACAGCCACAGTGACTGCAACCGTAATCGGCGGTCCTTCGCCAACGCCATCGCCCGGTGGTAACACAGTGGCATTAACCTCCGGTGTTCCACAGACAGGTTCGGTCGCGGCATCACAGCAGCCGGGCGGAGGCATCCTGGGCGAACCGCAATACTCAATCCAAATTCCGAGCAGCGCTTCACAACTCAAAGTAAATTTGAGCGGCAATCAGGACGTAGACCTATATGTTCGCTTCGGCAATCGCATCGCGATTCAGAACGGCGCGCTCGTTGCCGATTTCAGATCGGAATCCGAAACTGGCAATGAATCCATCACGATCACACCGGGAAGTTCCCCTGCGTTACAGACCGGAACCTATTACATCGGAGTCGTCAATTGGGGCAGCGGCACGGCCAGTTTTTCAGTCACCGCAACCGTCAGCGGCGGCCCAACGCCGACGCCGACGCCTCCACCGACACCAACGCCTACACCCGTTCCCGCAGGCAATCGCGTCATCCGAATCGGACAAGCAGGCGGCTCGCCGGGAGGCGCAGTCAGCGTCCCAGTCGAACTGGCTTCACAAGGTGACGAAAACGCGCTCGGGTTCAGTTTGACTTTCGATCCATCTGTGCTCAGCAACCCGCAAGCAAATCTGGGCAGCGATGCCGCTGGCGCCACGCTCAATGCCAATACCAATCAGGTTGGCAGTGGACGGTTGGGCATCGCGCTGTCGTTGCCGACAGGACAGAAATTCAACGCTGGCACACGCCAGATCGTGATCGTCAACTTCACCATTGCCGGCGGCGCATCGGGCAGTTCAACGCCCGTCGGATTCGGCGATCAACCGATTGCGCGCGAAATTTCCGACGTGAGCGCTCGTTCGTTGCAGGCCAGCTTTACAGCCGGAGCGGTATCGCTCGCTTCCGGATACGAAGCCGACGTGGCTCCGCGACCAAATGGCAACGGCTCCGTGACCATCACCGACTGGGTGCAAATTGGCCGCTTTGTCGCCGGTCAGGACGCGCCTTCGGCGGGCGAATTCCAACGCGCGGATTGCGCTCCACGAGATACGCGCGGCAATGGCAGTTTGACGATTACGGATTGGGTGCAGGCCGGACGTTATGCTGCCGGTTTGGACGCGCCGACTTCGGCAGGTGGGCCGGGCAGCCAGGGCGGCGGATTCGCGCCCACAGTGGCACTGCAACGCGCGCAGGCAAACGCTGCAATGGGGGCACGACTTGTCCGAATCAGCAGCGGCCGTTTTGAAAGCGGCCAGCAAAGTTCGGTCGTTATTGAGCTTGGCGCAGAGGGCAATGAAAACGCGCTTGGGTTCAGCCTCAATTTCGATCCGGCACAATTGCGATTCGTTTCGGCTTCGGTCGGCAAAGATGTAAACGGCGCAACACTCAACATCAACACCAGCCAAGCGGCAGCAGGCCGCCTGGGGCTGGCGCTGGCGCTGCCCGCCGGGCAAACGCTGGTGGCGGGGCAGCGACAGATCATCGTCATCAATTTCAGCGTGCCCGCCGCAGGCGGAACGACCACGGCGACAATCAGCTTTGGCGACCAGCCTGTGGCGCGTGAACTATCGGACGCCAACGCCAATTCGCTGCCAGTGACGTTTACCAGCAGTACGGTGACATTGATGCGCAGCGTGGCCAGCGTTTCCGCAGCCAGCTTTACCGGACAGACATTGGCCAGCGAAGCGATCGTCGCGGCGTTTGGCCAGAACCTGGCGACACAATTGGCGGTGGCGGAAACCCTGCCGTTGCCGACGACACTTGCTGGAACGACCGTAATGGTTAGGGACAGTACCGGGCAGGAACGGATGGCGCCGCTCTTTTTCGTGGCTCCGACCCAAATCAATTATCAGATCCCTGCCGACGTGGCGCCGGGGGAAGCCACGGTGACAATCACCAGCGGCGATGGGTGGGTTTCCACCGGAATGATCAACATCGCCGCTGTCGCGCCGGGATTCTTTTCCGCTGCATCCAGCGGACAAGGTGTCGCCTCAGCCGTCGCGTTTCGCCTGAAAGCCAACGGCGCGCAAAGTTACGAACCCGTGGCGCAATGGGACGCCGCGCAGAACCGTATCGTCGCATTGCCGATTGATCTGGGAGCGGAAGGAGATCAGGTTTACCTGATTCTTTTCGGCACCGGATTCCGGCATCAGAGCGATCTGTCGGCGATCAACATCAAAGTGGGCGATGTGGAAACGGCGGCGCTGTATGCCGGGCCGCAAGGTGTATATGCGGGATTGGATCAACTCAACCTGCGCATCCCTCGCGCCTTGGCAGGACGCGGCGAAGTTGATGTGGCTGTGGCGATGAATGGCGCGGAAGCCAATCGCGTCAAGATTCGCATCAAGTAA